The genome window GATGTGAAATCAGACCCTTACCAGACTGCTGAGTGTGTTTTCTGCGAGAGCTGTACAGGTGTGTGTCCTACAGATGCAATAGCTATAACAGAGATGTAGGAGTAAAAAAGTTAAGAGTTAAGAGTTAAAAGTAAGGAGAGAACCCCTGTTTGGCAACTAATTGATAGTCGTAATAATAATGTCCTATTTACTGATAGTGCTGTCATTCCCCGACTTAAAATCTGGATTCCCGATTAAGACCTTCGGGAATGACAAAAAAGCGGACATTATTTATGCGTAAGTCAATAATTGAGGGAAGAATTAAAATTAAATTTACAGGAGGATAAAGACTGTGTGGATTGTTGTAGTTGATAAAGAAAAATGTGATGGCAAAGGGGAATGTGTTGATGTTTGCCCTTCAGGTGTTCTAAAGATAACTGATGGGAAGGCTGATCCATTTAATGTTGATGAGTGTGTAGGCTGTATGAGCTGTGTAGAAGTCTGTCCCACCGGTGCTATCACAGTTACCGAGGCATAGAGATTAATAAAAAAGGGCAGCCGGATAGTCTGCCCTTTTTTTATTGTGGTTTTCTTTACGACTTAAGGATATAAAGCTCCCAGTAACCTTTATCTTCGAGCTTAACAGTCTCCAGGCTATAGCCCTGTTTTTCGCAGAACCGTGGTATTGTGTCCTCTACAGATGCTGGCGCATCAGCTAATACCTTTAAGACCTGCCCTGAACCGAGTTTCTCCATAGCCTTTTTAACCATCACAAGGGGATAAGGGCAAACCCTTCCTAAAACATCGAGTTCCTGGGCCGGTGTTATTGATTTAATATCTGTCATTTTACATCCTCCTTTTTAAAAACAGAGTAAGTGTTTTGAAGTTTCCATTTCTTTCATAATCTCAACAAAGGGCGCTACGTTTATGCTCGACTCTGCCCCCATATCGGCAGCATCAGCTAACCTGTCATGGGAGATGCCAAGTCTCTCAAGGTCTTCCTTACACACAATCACCTTTATATCAAGGAGCAGGGAGTTTTTAACATGGGTTTCCGTGCTCGTTGTATCATATGTCTGTATAGATTTCTGGTCCTTGAGACAGTTTAAGACACCGTCTCCGACAAAGGCCAGAACTGGGGTTACTGTCTCTCCCTCCTCAAGGAACAAATCCACGGTCTGATATGATATGGCGTGGGTTATAGCGAGTCTTGGGTTCTCACTTTTATACGGGGGTCTTTGAACTAAAAATAATAATTTTGTATCGGCCATTATTCACCTCCTATATGCAGAACTCTGTCACTATTGGCAATCTTTGCTAAATACCAGTGCATGGCGTCCCACCGAATGCCCTCGATAGTATCTTCCTTATGAATTCCTCTCGCCAGGGTGCATGCCTCACAGGTAGTTATCTCCACCCCTTTTGACAGAAGCTCCCTGATTGATTTTTCAAGATGAGAGTAATCTTTGAAGGCTTTCTGCCCTTTTTTTGCAAGCATTGTGGCGTTTCCGGACAGCCAGATATTTACTTTATGACCCTTATTTACTGCAGCAGTTGACAATTTTGCAACAAAATCAAGGCTCATGGAGCCAACAAGAGATGAAAAAGTGCCTATGGTTAATGTAGCCATTTTATCCCTCCTAAAGCCAGGCTAATTGTTCGTAATCGTTCATAATTAAATCAACCAGTCCATCATAGGTTATGACCTTTATTTTTTTATCAACCAGGTTATTCTCTGAAAGCCCTCTCGTCTGAAGGTCCTCCAGAAGGGCGTAATAATTGGCCCCTTGAATCTTCAGGACAGGACTAATTTCACCGTTAAACTTCAGCGTAGCATGATAGATGCCGTTGCTGACGAGGAAGATGCCGAATTTTTCGGCCTTAAGCCGCTCAATAGTGTTTTCGGTTCTTCTGAGGTCGCTGAGAAAGACTCCAAGCTTCATTTTTTTCACCTCCATGGGAATATTATTGATGAACAGCACATAAGTTTATACACTCATGCCATGTTTTGTCAAGGAAACCAAGGCATAATAAGAGAAATTGACACCACTTCCCCTCTGTTGTTTTTGTAAATTAAGAGTTAATATAGTTAACAGCCGATGGTCAGAAGTTAGGCAGGGAGGCA of Nitrospirota bacterium contains these proteins:
- a CDS encoding 4Fe-4S binding protein, with translation MVVVDAAKCEGCEECVNVCPQGVFQMKDVKSDPYQTAECVFCESCTGVCPTDAIAITEM
- a CDS encoding 4Fe-4S binding protein, coding for MWIVVVDKEKCDGKGECVDVCPSGVLKITDGKADPFNVDECVGCMSCVEVCPTGAITVTEA
- a CDS encoding sulfurtransferase TusA family protein, with translation MTDIKSITPAQELDVLGRVCPYPLVMVKKAMEKLGSGQVLKVLADAPASVEDTIPRFCEKQGYSLETVKLEDKGYWELYILKS
- a CDS encoding DsrE family protein encodes the protein MADTKLLFLVQRPPYKSENPRLAITHAISYQTVDLFLEEGETVTPVLAFVGDGVLNCLKDQKSIQTYDTTSTETHVKNSLLLDIKVIVCKEDLERLGISHDRLADAADMGAESSINVAPFVEIMKEMETSKHLLCF
- a CDS encoding DsrE family protein, with product MATLTIGTFSSLVGSMSLDFVAKLSTAAVNKGHKVNIWLSGNATMLAKKGQKAFKDYSHLEKSIRELLSKGVEITTCEACTLARGIHKEDTIEGIRWDAMHWYLAKIANSDRVLHIGGE